In Candidatus Binataceae bacterium, the sequence CACGAACAGAGCGCCGTCCTCGTCATGCCTGCTCATCCGGGCTTCCTCTCAATCTGCTTGCGCGCGGCGGCGCGAAGCGGTTGCCGCGCTTAGCGGCATCCCTTACGCTCTCGGCGGGGCGGGCCGCGGCTAAATCGATGGGTCAGGCGTTCAAGCGTTTCCTCGCACAACTCGGCGACATCGGTCTGCTGACTCGCGAATGCATCCGCCAGGCGTTCACCCGCCCGTTCGAGGGCGGTCTGCTGATCGAACAACTCGACAGCGTCGGCGTGCGCTCGCTCAACGTCGTCAATCTTACCGCAATCTTCACCGGCATGGTGCTGGCGCTGCAGATGGGACAGTTTCTCGCCCGCTTCGGCGCCAAGATCTATATCAGCCGTATCATGGGGCTGTCTCTGTTCCGCGAGATGGGCCCGGTGTTGACCGCGCTGATGATCGGCGCGCGCGTCGGCGCCGGCATCACCGCGGAACTCGGCAGCATGAAGGTCACCGAGCAGATCGACGCGATGCGGGCGCTCGCGACCAGCCCGGTCAAGAAGCTGGTGGTGCCGCGGGTGCTGGCCACGGTGCTGATGCTGCCCGTGCTGACGATCATCTCGGATGCGATTGGGCTCGTCGGCGGGCTCATAATCGCGGTGACCCAGCTCGGGCTCGGCGCTGGATATTTTTTCACCTCACTGGTGAACAACACGCGGCTGGGCGATCTGACGAGCGGTCTTGGCAAGGCAGTGTTCTTCGGCTACCTGATCGCGATCATCGCATGCAGCAAGGGGCTCGGCGCGACCGGTGGCGCCGACGGCGTGGGGCGCGCCACGACCTCGGCGGTGGTGGCGGCGTCGATCGGCGTGCTGGTGTCGGATTTCTTCCTCACCAAGCTGTTCATGGCGGTCGGATGACGGGTGCTCGTCCCTACATAAGCGTGCGGGGGCTGTCCAAGACCTTCAACGGCAAGGCCGTGCTCCGCGGCGTCGACTTCGACGTTCGCGAGGGCGAGACGCTGGTGGTGCTGGGCGGCAGCGGTCAGGGCAAAAGCGTCATTCTGCGCCATATAAACGGACTGGTCGCGCCGGACGAGGGCGAAGTCTGGATCGACGGGCGCTCGCTCAGTGGGCTCAGTGAAAATCAGCTCTACGACGTCCGCCGCAAGGTGGCGATGGTGTTTCAGCTCGGGGCGCTGTTCGATTCGCAGACCGTATACGGCAATGTCAGCTACCCGCTGCGCGAGCACGCGACGCTTAGCGAGCCGCAGATCGCCGCGCGCGTGGCCGAGCTGCTCGCGATGGTCGATCTGAAGGGCACCGAGCGGCTTTACCCCGCGGAGCTCTCGGGCGGTATGAAGAAGCGCGTGGCGCTCGCCCGCGCGCTCGCGCTCGAGCCGCGCGCCGTGCTCTACGACGAACCGACCACCGGCCTCGATCCGATCGTCACGATGCATATAAACGAGCTGATCCGCAGGATGCAGCGGCAGCTCGGTTTCACCTCGGTGGTGGTGACGCACGATCTCAAGAGCGCATTCACCGTGGGCGACCGCTTCGCGCTGCTCGATAACGGACGGATCCGGTTTAGCGGGACGGCCGAGGAAGCGCGCACGACGCGCGACGAACTGATGCAGGAGTTTCTCAAGGCCGCGTTCTAGAGAATTGGCGCGCGGCCGACTGTCGTGGAATACGCAACGTACGGAGTTTCAAGCCATGGCGGAACAGAGCAGTCATTCCTTGCGGGTGGGAATCGTGATGATCGTCGGGATGGCGATCCTGGCGGCGGCGATCTTTTCGATTGGCGGAGGGCTGCGATGGCTCGCCGGCAGCGAGGAGCTGACGACGCATTTCCAGCGCGTCAACGGTCTGCAGGTCGGCGCGCCGGTTTATCTCTCGGGCGTCAATATCGGTTCGGTCGCGTCGATCCAGTTCCCCCCAGACCGGCGCGCCAACTATGTCGTCGTGCGCATGCGGATCGAAGCCAACGCGGTCGCGCGCGTGCGCATGGACTCGGTGGCCAAAATCGAATCGTTGGGATTGCTCGGCGACAAGTTTCTGCTGCTGACCGCCGGCTCCGCCAACGCTCCGTCGGTCGAGCCTGAAGCGCTGGTCCATAGCCAGGACCCTGTCAACTATGCCGCTTTGCTGCAGGCGCGCGGCACCGGCGACCTGGTCGCCAATGTCCTCGCGATCTCGAACGCGATGCGGCAGTTGCTCGATACGGTCAACCAGGGCAACGGAATTCTCGCCGAACTGATCCGGGGCCCCGCCAATCCGCGGGAAAAGACGCTCACCCTCGCCTCGATCCGGGATACGGTCGATACCCTTCAGCAGCTGAGCGCCAAACTCGACCTCGCGGTCGATCGTATCAACAACGGCGAAGGCGTGCTCGGCGCGATCCTGAGTCCGCGCAACAACGGCAGGCGCATGGTGGCGGACGTAACCGATGCCGCTGCGTCGATGCGCACGGCGGCGGCAAACTTTCAGCAATCATCAACCGAGATGCACGACCTGGTGGAGCGGATGGACCATGCCCGCGGCCTGCTGCCGCAACTAATGCAGGATCAGGAGTACGCAAGCCGCGTAATGCGCAACCTGGACCGCTCTTCGAACGACTTGCGCGACGTGCTCGACAAGATCGACAGCCGCCAGGGCACGCTCGGCCTGCTGGTCAACGATCCATCGCTCTACAACAAAACCACCAACCTGGTGAGCGCGAGCGGATGGGGGTTCTCGCTGTTTCGGGGCGCCTACAGCCTGACACATCCGTTCGGCACGACGGCCTCTCCGAGCTATGCGCCCGTGCTGGCCGCGCCGGGCAGTGACACTCCGGCCTACAGCCCAGCGGACGGCGCAGTGCCGCCAGCGGGCACTGCGCCGCCCGCCACTGGCGCGGCAGGCCCCGCTCCGGCATCCGCGCCGCCGTCGAACTGAAGATCGCGCGCAGGCGTTAGCGGGATCTCGGTTGAATCGGCATCCGGGCTATGGCGCACGCGTCCGGGGCGCGCGCGCCATAGCCCGGTCCGGCATTATGTCCCCGCTCACTTCGCAGGTTCAGGCTTCTTCATCCCCAAGCGCTCATAATATTTCGCCGGCACCTTCGAGCGATCCTTATAGATGATGAAATTGCAGTGCTCCTTGCCGATCTCATGCGCCGGCTCGACCACCACGAACGGCGCGCCGTGGGCCTCGATATCCTGGCGCTCCATCACCGGTTCGTGCGTGCAATAAACGGGGAAGCTGTCGCGTCCATAGGTCAGGAACTGCTTGCCCTTGACGGTCAGAAAAGCGTCGGGCCCTTCGTATTTGCCCTCGAGCACCAGCCGTCCACCGCTCCCGCATGGGCGCATCTGGATGACGACCTTTTCGTCGTCCTCCTCGATGTGCAGAGGCTGCAGATGGCCGCGGAGCCCCGCCGCGAACATCTTGACCCGCGCGCGCAGGTCCTGCGGCATCTTCTCGAGGTTGGGACCCCACCACGCCTTGACGCCCTCGTCCATCGCCTCTTCGAGCGCCTTGTCGCCGAAGCGCCGGCCGACGAAGCTGAGCGTGGCCGAAGTCCAGTTGCGATAAAGGTCGTGCATGCTGAGAAATTCGTTGTACATTCGGCGCGCGAGTTTCTTGGCGCCTTCGCGGTCGCCGCGGTCGATGCTTTCGACCAGGCGGTCAACCGTGAGTTTTTCCATTTCGACGATTTCTTCCCTGCTAAGTAATCGCTCCGCCATCGCTGATGCCTCCCGTAAATCCCGTAATGCCGATCGAACTGATGCGAACCTAGCGCAATTGGCGCCTGCGAGGTAGAAGCGAATCGGCCCGGCGGCGGGCCGATACGAACGCGCCCCCTTTGGCTTGGCAAGTGGAAACGGCGTGCGCTATAGTCCATCCGTTTTGCCCGGCTTTGGGCTGAGGCTCGCTCCGAGGGAACCCCGCAAGAGGCTCCGCCTCCGATTGCGATCGAGGAGGATCGCCCGGATTGAAATCCGGCTTATATGAGTATCTTATTGAGAAGTAGCGGCGCTTATCGTAGGGTGGCGCAAGCCGAGGTCTGAAATAGCCGTGGAAACGTCTTCGCATGATGTTCTTCTGGTCGGTGGCGGCGGCGCCGCGTTGCGCGCCGCGATCGCCGTCTCCGAATCCAACCCCAAGCTGAGCGTCGCGGTGGTCTCCAAGGTTTAC encodes:
- a CDS encoding ABC transporter permease; the protein is MGQAFKRFLAQLGDIGLLTRECIRQAFTRPFEGGLLIEQLDSVGVRSLNVVNLTAIFTGMVLALQMGQFLARFGAKIYISRIMGLSLFREMGPVLTALMIGARVGAGITAELGSMKVTEQIDAMRALATSPVKKLVVPRVLATVLMLPVLTIISDAIGLVGGLIIAVTQLGLGAGYFFTSLVNNTRLGDLTSGLGKAVFFGYLIAIIACSKGLGATGGADGVGRATTSAVVAASIGVLVSDFFLTKLFMAVG
- a CDS encoding ABC transporter ATP-binding protein, with the protein product MTGARPYISVRGLSKTFNGKAVLRGVDFDVREGETLVVLGGSGQGKSVILRHINGLVAPDEGEVWIDGRSLSGLSENQLYDVRRKVAMVFQLGALFDSQTVYGNVSYPLREHATLSEPQIAARVAELLAMVDLKGTERLYPAELSGGMKKRVALARALALEPRAVLYDEPTTGLDPIVTMHINELIRRMQRQLGFTSVVVTHDLKSAFTVGDRFALLDNGRIRFSGTAEEARTTRDELMQEFLKAAF
- a CDS encoding MlaD family protein is translated as MAEQSSHSLRVGIVMIVGMAILAAAIFSIGGGLRWLAGSEELTTHFQRVNGLQVGAPVYLSGVNIGSVASIQFPPDRRANYVVVRMRIEANAVARVRMDSVAKIESLGLLGDKFLLLTAGSANAPSVEPEALVHSQDPVNYAALLQARGTGDLVANVLAISNAMRQLLDTVNQGNGILAELIRGPANPREKTLTLASIRDTVDTLQQLSAKLDLAVDRINNGEGVLGAILSPRNNGRRMVADVTDAAASMRTAAANFQQSSTEMHDLVERMDHARGLLPQLMQDQEYASRVMRNLDRSSNDLRDVLDKIDSRQGTLGLLVNDPSLYNKTTNLVSASGWGFSLFRGAYSLTHPFGTTASPSYAPVLAAPGSDTPAYSPADGAVPPAGTAPPATGAAGPAPASAPPSN